Proteins encoded in a region of the Streptomyces sp. NBC_01471 genome:
- a CDS encoding carbohydrate ABC transporter permease encodes MSVPARIRVRRTAGRTGQYLALLCYLVFLAFPLVWLVSTAFKSPRELGSISPTWLPRHPTLDNFRAAFDAQPLLHSALNSLIVAGGATVISVVLAVPAAYVLVRFRSRMSTVANGWVLVSQMFPFVLVIIPLFLVLKNLHLIDSLAGLTGVYVVWNLPFSLWMLQGYVKAVPATLEEAAAVDGAGRLRTLVSVVLPLLTPGLVATAMFTFVTAWNEFFFALVLLKSPENQTMSVILTRFIGAEGVADLGPLAAASVIATLPSLLFFALLQRRLVGGMLAGAVKG; translated from the coding sequence ATGAGCGTCCCCGCACGGATCCGCGTCCGGCGGACGGCCGGCCGCACCGGTCAGTACCTGGCCCTCCTGTGCTACCTGGTCTTCCTCGCGTTCCCGCTGGTGTGGCTGGTGTCCACCGCGTTCAAGTCCCCCCGTGAACTGGGATCGATCAGCCCCACCTGGCTCCCCCGGCATCCGACCCTGGACAACTTCAGAGCCGCCTTCGACGCGCAGCCGCTGCTGCACTCCGCGCTCAACAGCCTGATCGTGGCGGGCGGCGCGACGGTGATCTCGGTGGTGCTCGCGGTGCCCGCCGCGTATGTCCTGGTCCGCTTCCGCAGCCGGATGTCCACGGTGGCCAACGGCTGGGTGCTGGTCAGCCAGATGTTCCCGTTCGTACTCGTCATCATCCCGCTGTTCCTGGTGCTGAAGAACCTGCACCTGATCGACTCGCTCGCCGGCCTGACCGGGGTGTACGTGGTCTGGAACCTGCCGTTCTCGCTCTGGATGCTCCAGGGGTACGTCAAGGCCGTGCCGGCCACGCTGGAGGAGGCCGCGGCCGTCGACGGCGCGGGACGGCTGCGGACCCTGGTCAGTGTGGTCCTGCCGCTGCTCACCCCGGGGCTGGTCGCCACCGCGATGTTCACCTTCGTCACCGCCTGGAACGAGTTCTTCTTCGCCCTCGTACTGCTCAAGTCCCCGGAGAACCAGACGATGTCCGTGATCCTCACCCGTTTCATCGGCGCCGAAGGCGTCGCCGACCTGGGGCCGCTCGCCGCGGCCTCCGTCATCGCCACCCTCCCCAGCCTGCTCTTCTTCGCGCTGCTCCAGCGCAGACTGGTCGGCGGCATGCTCGCAGGGGCGGTGAAGGGCTGA